The Thermosipho melanesiensis BI429 sequence ACCCATGTATTCTGGGAAAACGACAGAACTTTTATCCTTTGTTGAAATTTATAATATAGGGAGAAAAAAGACAATTGTATTTAAACCTTCTATAGATAACAGATATGGTGAAGATATTGTATCAACTCATACTGGTTTCAAAGTTAGTGCAATTAGAATATCAAAATCAAGAGAGATATTAGATTATATTAGAGATTCTATTGATGCTGTATTTGTAGATGAAATACAATTTTTTGATTTAGAATTGGTTGATGTTGTAAAAGAATTGGTTTTTAAAGGAATAGACGTATATTGTGCAGGATTAGATATTTCATATCTTGAAAATCCGTTTGAAACTACTGCAAAACTTTTGGCGATGGCTGACGAGGTAATTAAAAAGAAAGCAGTTTGTGAGAAGTGCGGCGAGCATAGGGCGACTTATTCATATAAAATAATACCTAATGGTGGAGAAATTGATGTTGGGGGTAAAGAAAAATACATAGCATTATGTAGAAAGTGTTTGAGTGAAATAAAAAAACAGGAGGTGATATTGTGAGGAAATTTGTTATTTTGTTCTTTTCGGTATTTGTTATTTTGGGATTTTCACTTGATCTAGTTATATTGCATACCAGTGATTTACATGGAAATATCTTGCCAATAAATTATGCAACAAACATGCCTTCAGATGTTGGACTTGCAAAGATTGCTACTTTAGTTAAACAAATGAAAAAAATGTATAGGAATGTTATTTTGATTGATTCGGGGGATTTAATTCAAGGTACACCACTTGAATATTATCATGCAAGGATTGACAACAAACCTATTGATCCTATGATTTTGGTGATGAACAAATTGGGGTATTCCGCTTGGACGTTAGGCAACCATGAATTTAATTATGGTTTAGATATCTTAAATAAAGCTATATCAGAAGCACAATTTCCGGCTTTGAGTGCAAATATTTTAAATGAAAATGGGGAACCTGTATTTAAACCATATCATATAGTAAATGTGGGAGATATAAAGGTTGGAATTTTGGGATTAACCACAAAGTTTATACCAAATTGGGAAGAGCCGAAAAATATTAAAGGCTTAAAGTTTGAAGATCCAATTGCTATTGCCAAAAAATATGCGAATGAATTAAGGAATAAAGTTGACGTGCTTGTGGTAAGTTATCATGGAGGATTGGAAAGAGATCCAGAAACAGGTGAACCTACAGAAGAATTAACTGGAGAAAATCAGGGATATCAATTACTAGAGGAAGTTGATGGTATTGATGTGTTATTGCTGGGACATCAGCATAGAACAATTGCAACCAAAATAAATGGAGTACCTGTTTCAATGCCCTCTTATTGGGGAAAATATGTTGGAAAAGTTGTACTAAAATTGGAAAAAGTAGATGGAAAATGGAAAATAGTAGATAGTAGTGTTGAATCGGTTTCGGTAAAAGGTGTGGAACCAGATACTGAAGTAATGTCTCTTGTAAAACCTTACGAAGGGAAGGTACAAACATGGCTTGATCAACCAGTTGGATATGCGAAGGGAGATTTTTGGATTTATGATCCATTGTTTGCAAGATTGCAAGATAATAGCTTAATAGAATTTGTAAATAAAGTGCAAATGTATTATAGTAAGGCGAAGATCTCTTCAACTGCATTGTTTAACAATAGTATAAGAGGTTGGAAAAAAGGACCTGTTACGCTAAGAGATATAAATGCAGTATATATATATCCAAATACATTGAAGATTATAAAGGTAAAAGGAAAGGATATAAAAGATGCATTAGAGAAAAGTGCAGATTATTTTGTATATGATAATTACAAGGTTTCAGTTAATAAAAGTTGGGTAAAACCAAAACCAAGACATTACAATTACGATATGTGGGAAGGAATTAGTTATAAAATAGTTTTGAATAATCCATCTGGTGAAAGAATTGTTGATCTAATGTTTGAAGGGAAACCAATTGAAATGGATAAAGAGTATGAAATTGTTTTAAATAATTACAGAGCTGGTGGCGGCGGCGGTTATTTAATGTTCAAGGGAAAACCAGTTGTCAGAGAAGTAATGATGGAAGTGTCAGAATTAATGGCAGATTATATTTTAAATAATAAGGAAATTGAGGCAACTGTAGATAATAATTGGGAAACTGTTATAAAATTTGAATATATTGTAAAACCAGGTGATAATCTTTGGAGTATTTCTAAAAGATTGGGAATTTCGATGAATGATCTTATAAGATGGAATGGTATTAAAAATCCATCTATGCTTAAAGTTGGCCAAAAGTTAGTATATTACAAAAATTACATTGATACATTGCCACCAATAAAAGAGGTTATGGGATTTTAAAAGTCCAAGGGAAGACCCTTGGACTTTTTTATCACAGAACACAAGAGAAAACCTAGAATTCTATAACCACAAGAGGAAATCATCAACGATCAGAATGAAGAGAAAATATGCTTCTAACTTACAAATTCAAAATCTATCCTAAAAAACTAAACAAGCCTACTCATTACAACAAGTGGGATAGTGTTCTAACACATACAAAGCAAAAAGAGGAGGAATTGAATCAATAAAAATGACAGATTCATAGCATTAAGTCAAACAAGTTAGGTATGTGGATGAAAAAGTAAGAAGACTTGAACATTAAACAATGAAAAAATCCAAAATGCAGAGCAGTTTATGGTAGAGAAATTAATACAGCAAAGATGTTGCTGTGTGGAGAAAATAGGAAAGTATGGTGAGAAGCATTTGAAGCTAGGCCTGTGGATTGTGAACTGGTGGGGATTACAAGAGTGCTACGAGCCATCGTAAAATGAAGTAGAGAGCCAAGTTTTCTAAGCATAGCGTATGATGTGTTAGTTTATAACCCTAATTCTTCTAAAACAAGAACTACTTTTATTCGACCTGGATGTCTAAATCCTGATTCGATGATAGTATAATAATTACAAATCCTTTGGTGGGATGCACAATCAACACAATATCCCGTTTGAACACATGGGGTGTTTAAATTTAAACGTTTGGTATTCATGGGAGAAATGTATCTAATTCTTTCTCGTGCTTGTTCTAAATCTTTAACAATCTTGTTTATGCTTGTTACTAAGATTACGTTTTTAGGCCCAAAAATTACAGCTGCTACTCTGTTACCATTTCCATCTAAGAGTGCAATTTCTCCTTTTTCTGTTATTGCATTTGCACTGCATATGTAATAATCTGCAAAAAATGCTTTTCTTTCTAATTCGTATTTTTCTTCTGTTGATTTTGCACTATACCTGTCGTAAAAGATATAATTTCCCGTTCTTAGCTTTTCGAGCAAACCAATTTCAGTTAAGGTAAGTGAACCACCAGTAGCAACTGAGGAATTTTCCGGTATCAAACCTAAAACAATTTTTAACGCAGAATCTTTATTTCTTGCTATATATACTTCATGTCTTTTTTTATTTAGTTCATCTGCAACTTTGTTGGCAAGTGATTCATATTTCCAAATATAAAATTCTTTTCTCATTTATTCGCCTCCTATTTTAATTCTCTATCTATTTTAAATGTAAGGGACTTGAAAGAAAGAGTTATATCTACATCTTCAACAGGTAATTTTGTTCTTAATTTTATTGGTGCGAAATTTATAAATCCTTTTATACCTAAATTTTCAAGTTTTTCAACCATCATTTGTGCAGCGTTTTCAGGGACTGCTATAATAGCAATTTCCACAATGTTTTTTTTGAAGAAATCTTCAAGTTCTGAAATATGTTTAATGGTTAATTTTCCAATTTTTTTACCAACTTTTGACCTATCTGCATCAAAGATACCAATGATACTAAACTTTTCTTTTCTTAACCCTTCGTAGTTTACAAGTGCTGTTCCTATGTTACCTGCACCAATAACTATTACATTCCAGTACTTGTTCACACCTATTATTTTTTCAAGCTTTGTCATTAGTTCATATGTATTGTAACCAACACCTCGTTTTCCAAATTCTCCAAAGTAGGAAAGATCTTTTCTTACTTGACTAGATTTTATTCCTAGTCTTTCTGCTATATCTTTTGATGCCACAAAATCAATACCTTCATCAGATAACCTATTAAGGCATCTATAGTAAAGCCCAAGCCTTTTAATAACCGGTTTTGGAATTTTTTTCTGATTCTCCATATTATCCCCTCCTAAATGTGAAGTAAGTCACAATAAATTATACAACATTTTTCACAAACATTTCAAGAGAAAAATTTGATAATCAAACTTATAATTTTTTTATTGATTTTAGATAATCAAAGTTAAAAAAGGGAAAATAAGAAATATCTACACTTTTTTTTATGTTTGGATATTTTTTATTTATTTGAATATTTGATATTTTTATGTTAAAATACAAGCGGAAAAACAGACAAAACAACTCAAAATTTAATAAATGGCTAAATTTTATTATACTTGCTAAGGAGGGAGTGTTATGAATTTCTCAGTTTTTATTGTGACCTATTTCACATGGGTGTTGCTAACAGGTTATAACGATATTTCGGAATTGTTAGTTGGTTTTTTAGTATCACTGGTTATTTCCGTTGTATTTAAAAGGTATTATAGGATTAAGTTTGATGGTTGGTTTTTAGTGAAGATTGTAAAGTTTTTGTTAATATATCTACCTATTTTCATTTGGGAGATGATTAAAGCAAACTTTGATGTAGCAGCACGTGTTTTAAATCCGAAACTTCCTATTAATCCAGGATTTGTAAGAGTTAAAACGGAATTAAAAAAAGATACCTCAAGGCTTTTCTTGGCAAACTCAATTACATTAACTCCTGGAACTTTGACTTTAGATGTAGAAGAAGATACGTTGTATATTCACTGGATAGATGTAAAAGCAAAAAGTGCAGATGAAAGAAGAAGACATATTTC is a genomic window containing:
- a CDS encoding thymidine kinase, whose translation is MVGKITVITGPMYSGKTTELLSFVEIYNIGRKKTIVFKPSIDNRYGEDIVSTHTGFKVSAIRISKSREILDYIRDSIDAVFVDEIQFFDLELVDVVKELVFKGIDVYCAGLDISYLENPFETTAKLLAMADEVIKKKAVCEKCGEHRATYSYKIIPNGGEIDVGGKEKYIALCRKCLSEIKKQEVIL
- a CDS encoding 5'-nucleotidase C-terminal domain-containing protein yields the protein MRKFVILFFSVFVILGFSLDLVILHTSDLHGNILPINYATNMPSDVGLAKIATLVKQMKKMYRNVILIDSGDLIQGTPLEYYHARIDNKPIDPMILVMNKLGYSAWTLGNHEFNYGLDILNKAISEAQFPALSANILNENGEPVFKPYHIVNVGDIKVGILGLTTKFIPNWEEPKNIKGLKFEDPIAIAKKYANELRNKVDVLVVSYHGGLERDPETGEPTEELTGENQGYQLLEEVDGIDVLLLGHQHRTIATKINGVPVSMPSYWGKYVGKVVLKLEKVDGKWKIVDSSVESVSVKGVEPDTEVMSLVKPYEGKVQTWLDQPVGYAKGDFWIYDPLFARLQDNSLIEFVNKVQMYYSKAKISSTALFNNSIRGWKKGPVTLRDINAVYIYPNTLKIIKVKGKDIKDALEKSADYFVYDNYKVSVNKSWVKPKPRHYNYDMWEGISYKIVLNNPSGERIVDLMFEGKPIEMDKEYEIVLNNYRAGGGGGYLMFKGKPVVREVMMEVSELMADYILNNKEIEATVDNNWETVIKFEYIVKPGDNLWSISKRLGISMNDLIRWNGIKNPSMLKVGQKLVYYKNYIDTLPPIKEVMGF
- a CDS encoding lactate utilization protein yields the protein MRKEFYIWKYESLANKVADELNKKRHEVYIARNKDSALKIVLGLIPENSSVATGGSLTLTEIGLLEKLRTGNYIFYDRYSAKSTEEKYELERKAFFADYYICSANAITEKGEIALLDGNGNRVAAVIFGPKNVILVTSINKIVKDLEQARERIRYISPMNTKRLNLNTPCVQTGYCVDCASHQRICNYYTIIESGFRHPGRIKVVLVLEELGL
- a CDS encoding redox-sensing transcriptional repressor Rex; this encodes MENQKKIPKPVIKRLGLYYRCLNRLSDEGIDFVASKDIAERLGIKSSQVRKDLSYFGEFGKRGVGYNTYELMTKLEKIIGVNKYWNVIVIGAGNIGTALVNYEGLRKEKFSIIGIFDADRSKVGKKIGKLTIKHISELEDFFKKNIVEIAIIAVPENAAQMMVEKLENLGIKGFINFAPIKLRTKLPVEDVDITLSFKSLTFKIDRELK
- a CDS encoding Na+/H+ antiporter subunit E — its product is MNFSVFIVTYFTWVLLTGYNDISELLVGFLVSLVISVVFKRYYRIKFDGWFLVKIVKFLLIYLPIFIWEMIKANFDVAARVLNPKLPINPGFVRVKTELKKDTSRLFLANSITLTPGTLTLDVEEDTLYIHWIDVKAKSADERRRHISEKFEKILKGVFE